The Chiloscyllium plagiosum isolate BGI_BamShark_2017 chromosome 4, ASM401019v2, whole genome shotgun sequence region GTGAGCAAAGATGATGCAGATGGATATTGATAGGATAGATGGGTAAGAACATGCCATATGGATGTAATGTTGCAAAgggtgaagttatccattttagtAAGAAAATATAAACACCAAAATATTTCTTGAATGGTGGGAAACATTTGCATTTCAGACAGACATTGATGTCTTTCCACACACATCAGTTAATATGTAGATACAGCCATCACAAGGTAAATAGTGTGTCTGTTTTTGCTACAAAGGATTATGAAGAAATCTTACTATAGTTATCCAGGAGTTGaagaggccacatctggagtgtgCAGTATATCCAAGAAAGGACTTGTCTTCAAGGCAAAACAATAAAAAATTAACTAGACTGGATCCTCGGATGAGAGAATGCCATGGGAttgagaagaataagaggtgattcattgaaaataaattcttaaaGGATTGGACAGTGCAGATGCTTAGAAAATAATTCCTCTGGTTAGTCATTTGAGAACATAGGGTCTCAGTCATGGATTAAATAGTTGGCAATTTTGGGCTGAGATGGGAAGAAATTCTTTACTCAAAGCTTTGATCTTTAGACTTAGCTCCCTGTGAGAGAAATGGCCGCTCTGTCATTATGCATATTCAAGGAAAAGGCTGATGGATTTTTGTGCACTAAGGAATTAAGGGATTAATGGTGGATGGAGCAGGAATATAGAATTGAGGTAGAAGATTCAcatgaccttactgaatagcAGAACAAGCTTGAATAGGCAAATGGCCTACACAAGCTCCTTTACCTTACATTTCTATGTTCTTCAACTGAGCAATGGGGTGGTTGATATTAAAGggtaaattaaattaaacagctgcCCCACCAACTACTTAATGTCACCCTCAGTAAAGTTGCAACTGCACGATACACATTATAATCTAATATTCCTTTGCACTGGTCAATGGAAGTAATTTGTAGGATGTGTAAGGGCATTCAAAACAAGATGGTCAATATTTTGTCCCCAAATATGTTCAAAGTTATGGCCTTTCATTTACACAAGACGTTAGATAATTTCTATCTGTATATGCCCTTCCTTGAATTCGAAGTCCTGATTAGGTATGTGTCCTGTCCCTTTGTAAAGGTATTCATTGACTCAGAATAAAATGCTTTATCTCAGAGTTTCTGCCACATAGTCATGGTTCTGAAAGGGAGATCTTCCCATATTTAATTCTCAAACAGAATCATTGAAAGTTCAGGCTCAAGAGGAAATCACTTCGCTCATTGTGTCTGTCAGAGAGAACGGAAATTGCTTGCAAAGAAACGCAAGCATCAGAAATTAGAAACAGAATAGCATTAGGTTTAAAATGCCAGTACTTTTTAATTGGTGTAATTTATATATCTTTGTAAGATATTCCACAATCATTTCTCACGATAGATACTTACTTGCTTCTTGAGCCCATTCATAAAATTTTTAATCTGTTAGCTTCATCTACATGCCTATTATTCTTTGTGCAAGTTCTGTTCCCTATGTGGTCCAAAGTGTCAAGAGGACATCATGAAGCCAATGTTGCATATATGACAAAACCCCAAACTTCCACTTATCAAAACTTTTGTCTAAAATCACTCAAAATGAAATGACAGTAGAAATAAAATGTGAATAATACAGTTAAGAATTACCTTCCATCAACACCAACAAAATATCTCGCAGAACAGTGATTGTTGTTcccaaaacaaacacagagaaaataAATGTGCAGATAGGATCAGCTACTTTGAATTCAGGCTGGAACAGACAAGAATAATGATACCTTTTTCCAAATGTTTATTAGATGTCTCCATGAAGCACATAAAATACAGTGAGCAGAAACTACATTGAATGCTTTGTATTTTCTTCCTTCCTCCTTATGTGTTCATGAACAATGGACTCATGATAAAACCTCGACTTATGCTTTATAAAACTGTGGCAGAATTTGCTCGGTGCTGAATCATCTTATTACTAATATCTATATGGTTATTAGCTTCCTGTAATGGGAGTTACATTTTTTGATAATagtttgcattttagaaaaaGTGGAAGATTTCTTGCTGTGTTCCATTTATAAAAAGCAGGACTAATTCAATCCAGCCAATTATGGACCCATCTAATCTTAAAATTAATAGCAAAGCGATGGCAGGTGTCGACCTACTAAGTAATTATCTGCTCAGCAATGCTTTGTTTGGGTTCCAGATCTCATTAAAATCTTGATTCAAATATGGTCAAAGAGCAGGATTGCAGAAATGGCTTATACCAAAGAAACCgcatacatgaatagggaggttGTGCTATAACTGTATAAAACCTGATTAGGCCTCAAATGGAGTACTGCGGGCAATTCTGGTCAGCACATTATACAAAGAACTTGATTGCACTAGAGAGAATAtgaaggagatttaccaagatgctgcctgggcaGGTAGATCACAGatacaaggaaaggttggacaagcattagttgttctccttggagctaCACATTTTCCATTAGTAGTCGGATCAATAACCAAGGGGGGTAAATTTAAGATGACAGGCAGAAGGTAGTTGAGGAGAAGCTTTCTTCACTCCACAGGGTAGTGGGAGCCCATAACTCTCGGCCTGAAGGaatggttgagtcagaaactctcagCATTCAAGGAGTATTTATGTATTCACTTGCACTGCCATTGCCTCTAGTGTCATGAAGATCTGAATGGCCACCTATAAATGTTGGTAAGAGGGAGTGCCCTTCAAAATCTGGCATGAAGGAGCCATAGTAAATTGATATCAATGGGAATGGAGGAATATGCTCCACTGATTGGAGtaatacctagcacaaaggaaaatggctaTTGCTGTTGGAAACCAAACATCTCAGCCCCAGAAGATTGCTACACAAGCTTGTCAGGGTGGTGTCCTaagcccaactatcttcaacggcttcatcaatgtctttctgtccttcatttgtgggatgtgggtgtcactgattaggccagcatttataaccCATCCCTGATTGTCCAGAGAaaagttaagaattaaccacattgtgggtgtggagttacatgtaggctggaccagatgaggatggcagatttccttctttcaaggacatgagtgaactagaGTGTTGTTTACGATGTAAAAAGAgcaagtgctagagaaactcagcaagtacagcatcatctgtggggagaaaagcAGGATTAAcgtgagtccagtgatcctttgtcAGAATGTGGTGGtgtttatgacaatcaacagcaCTGACAAGGTTACGATTTGGCTAGTttctcattccagattttattgaatttaaattttgccaTCTACCATAGTGTGTTTGAGCCCAAATCATCAGAACAATAGCCTGGGGTTCTGGCTTACAAATCCAGCAAAATTACCATTAGCACATCACCTTACAACTCCTCAAGAACTGACATGGTCAATACTTCCAAGGAGCAATGCACTGAGAAAACGCATGACTGATAAGTAGCAAGAAACATTTGTACCATACATATGTCAGGCAGTGACTATGAAGAGAACCTAACCATCTCCTCTTAacattcagtggtattaccatTAATGAATCCCAAATCATCAGCATCCTTGGTGCTTACCACTCAGCAGAAGTTTAACTGGACCAGCTGTATAGGTTCCTGGCTGTAAGTGCAGATGAAAGGCTTGCAACTCTGTGGTGCGTAATCTATATCCTGCCTCTCCCCACCAACACCTGTCACCAAACAAAATCAAGAAGCTCGACACTGTTCAGAATAAAGCAACCTCTCTTAATACTCCATCCATTAGCTTTCACATTTACTCCTTTCATCACCGGTAAACAGTGTATGATCTGCAAGATGCAATGTGTCAAATCATTacagctcctttgacagcacccaTGAAAGTTGGCCCAGTATGAAGGAACTCTTACTAAAGCCTCCAAACCATACCTGTCTTGGTCTGCTGCCTGACAAGAGGCAACTCTGAGGAATCTGCTAGCCCTGTTCTCCCTGGCAAATGAATACTCTCTGCTAATACAACAGCTCTACAAGGGTGTACAGCATACTTCTTCAGGAACTGCATCACACATTCAGACCTCAACTCTACGTCCCTCTCCCTACCTCAATAGAGGACACTAAATGATGAGAAAACACCTACCAACACCTACCGTTGTTTTGTCCTGAGACCTGTGCCCTTCAAAGAGCTCtggtctcatagaacatagaacataaaaaaatacagcgcagtacaggccctttggccctcgatgttgcgccgatccaagcccacctaacctacactagcccactatcctccatattcctatccaatgcccgtttaaatgcccataaagagggagagtccaccactgctactggcagggcattccatgaactcacgactcactgagtaaagaatctacccctaacatctgtcctatacctaccaccccttaatttaaagctatgcccccttgtaatagctgactccatacgtggaaaaaggttctcatggtcaaccctatctaaactcCTAGAGCTTTGCCGCACAGTGTCAATTTATGTCACTTTGCCACTTGAATAGCAATAGTGACATAACCAAGCCTTTACTTGGTGAATCTGACCCTGACATTCAGAACACAAAACACTGCCATGTTATTGTATCAAGTAGCAATGCCCAACATCCAAGTAGACAATACGtattctaaggagaaagtgaggactgcagatgctggagaccagagttgaaaagtgtggtgctggaaaagcgcagcaggccaggcagcatccgaggagcaggagaatcgacgtttcgggcataagcccttcttcaggaatgaggctggtgtgccaagtgggctgagataaaaggtggggagggtgAATTTGGGGAGggggtgctgggaatatgataggtggaaggagatgagggtgagggtgataggccggagagggagtgggggcggagtgggggcgaagattgcaggtcaagagggcggtgctaaaTCCGgggcttgggactgagataaggtggagggaggggacatgaggaagctggagaaatctacattcatcccgtgtggttggagggttcctaggcggaagatgaggcgctcttcctccaggcgtcgtgtggcaagggtctggcaatggaggaggccaaggacctgcacgttcttggcggagtgggagggggagttaaagtgttcagccacggggcggttggtaCGTATTCTAAACTATGTACTTCACTTAGCCCAATATAAGGAATGTTGGAGCCAAATACAACCAACAGAATGATGATCTGCTAACTCTATGTTTCAGTGACTGCGACCTGGTCATTCTGGTGCAGGCAGTAAGTAATAGGAGGGACTTCATCTATTTAGCAGGTAGTAAAATGTACTCAATAATGATCAGAAGACCATAGATACAAATAGCATAATGAATATCTCTGGAAGCACTGGAGATTTTGGATTCAGTGCCACAAAAGTTTCAGTGACCTGCTGTGTGCTGGCTAGGTGTGAGTCTTTGAACTAATCAGAAACTGCTCTTGATTGCAAGTGCAATATGCAAAGCATCTGGAAGACACCAGTCCTCAACCTTGGAGGACAGTGTCCTTAAGTTACTGATGCTGTGTCCAGTCCTAACGGGTAAGACTAACAAAGAATAGATGTTTCAAATCATATGGAGGAGATTCCTTTCATCATACATCAATACATTGCCTCATCTCCCGATCCCCGTTATACTTGTAGGAGAAATGTGTCCATGACAACCCTTGTGAAGAGCAAAGATGTGTCAGCATGTGCAAGTTTCCTAACTGCTTTTCCTCTTGACGGCAGAATGAGGACCCACAAATTAAATTTCAACCTTTTTTTTGTTGCAGCTATGTATATTTAAACAGATAACTCTGGGTGACAACATTATTCAGTTAATATAGAGAAATAACATGAAAAGGATGGCATTCATTGTGACCTTTAAGAGACTTGCAGCTTCCTCTGATCTTTTCACTCTAGGATCACAGAGTTCTAGAATTTAAACATGGGTTATCCAGATTGACCCATCAAACCAAAATTTATGTTCTCTCCTGTGTGGGCCCAGGCCAATTGCATACTGTTAATGTAATCTTTTGCAGCATGGAGAGGTATAATGTCTAGATGCTAATACAAAAAATCAGCTAATGTCCATTCTATATGGAGTTTTTCTGTGAATCAATGAAAATGGATTTAGTGGCGGGTTCTGCTGTAAACTTATAAGTAaaatattgcggatgctggaaataaagTGCTGGGAATAAACAGCAGAAGGGATGAGAGACATGAAATTCATGTTGAGTTGATTAAGTGTTGTAAACTTCTTTTGTAAATTCACCTTTTCAAAAAGGCATGCAATAATGTTCAAGTTTGAAGTAATAACCATATATATTTTCTACTTCAATATGGGCATGAAGGTGTAGCTTGGAGATAGTTGTTTTGAAAAGTCATTTTCTGATAGCTTAGCTTGCAAACTCAGTCGAGGTATACCAGGGCAGCATGCATAATTTGTACATCTACTTGgtgaagaaaaatattaaaatgaaatggCACTTGAAATGTTTGTTGACCTAGAATTCAAGTGTTATAATATAGTAACCGACCTTGAAAAAAATTATAAGGGCACTAATTAGCACACTCAGGCTTTGTAAGAAATCTCCCACGACATGGATAAAAGCAGCTTGAATGCTGGCATTTGGCTGATGGCTGTGAAAAGCTTCCGCTGAATGCTCGATACAAGTTGCACTGTGGTTGTGACCATGACCACCCTGATGAAGTGCCAATCCCATTCTGCAAAACACAAGATTAGATGAGTTTTGCATCAGGTTTCAGTAAAAAGCTGTATTAAATAGCTGTTAGATTGAATATTTATATACTATATATAATTTACAGTTATGATTTTAGTTTAAATTTCTGTTTCATCACAGAAACTGTAATCAGTGGTCAGGGTCTGTTCTGTAGTTCACTGAATAAGAACTActttactttttgttttaattacaatatttaattcTCTCAATTACATAAAAGAGTATTAGAAAAGACTTGGTTCAGTGGTAGCAATTTTGTGTGTGAATTTGAAGCTTGAATGTTCAATTTGTGTCTGACTACTGAGACTTGTTGCTATTTGTGTGTAAAATGTCCTGGATTATAATTACTACAGTGATCACTTAAACTGCAGAAGTATTTCATTAACTTTGGAGATCCTGAGGCTATGAAAGGTGATATATGAATACAAATGCTTTATTTCATAAATGATTATATGAGAGAAATGTAATGGTGGAAGCCAAACTAGAATGAGAGTGATTATAATGCTCTGTACATTTAGAAATAAACAGGAATATTTAtggggttttgtttttttttattgtattaGGGTAAGGCAAGTTTATACTATTGTTGAGAATCAAGCAGAACACAAACATAAAATGCAAGAGAACTTAAAAAGTTAATAAGAGGGGCAAAGAGAATGTATAAGTAAAGATTAGAAGGCACATTACAGGGAATACCGAAGTCTTGCAAAATATAAAGTAAATAACGATAGTCAAAGGGAATGTGGGCCAATTATTGACCAAAAAGGAAATCTTATGAAGGCAGATGACATTATTGGATACCTGCTTGTGTGTGCCTTCATTAAATGAGTATTCTAACAGTATCAGAAGAAATGACACTGTTATGGTAGAAGAATTGGATGAGGACattatagtggctcagtggttaggactgttgcctcatagcaccagacacctatttgattccagccttggttgactgtaTCGAGGTTgcctgttctccctgtgtctgtgtgggttccatTGGATGctctgtttcttcccacagtccaaagctgtgcaggttaggtggattggcaatgttaGATTGTCTAtagtgtccacagatgtgcaagctaggtttTAATGATGGTAATTCTGGGAAAAAGGTAGAGAGCTGGGCCtcggtgggctgctcttcaggaGTAAGTGCAGACAAAATGGGCCGAATGGcgtctttccacactgtagggattatatgattccaAGATAAAAATAGATAAAGAGGATACAGTTAAAAGGTTGTTGCAGTTCAAAATGTAAGTCACCAGGTCAAGAGGGAATGCATCCTGCCAAAGCAAGTAAATGTGGAAATATCAGAGGCTTTGACAACACTGTTTTAATTCTGTTGCATATGGGAGTGATGTCAAAGAACTGGAGACTTGAAAATATGATACTTCTATTCAGCAAATGAGAGATGGGTAAATCTGCAACCATAGGCAAGCCAGACTAGCAGACTCAGATTAAGATCATTGGCAAAAGAATCAGAAAGGGTGTAGGAATTATTTGAAACAGCAAATTATGAATGTAATACCTGAAGGTAAGGCGTTAGCAAATCCAAtagcaactttcaaaagggaattggacgTATACTTGAAATGTAAATTTTTGCAAAGCAGGGGATAGGACCAAATACACAacactttcaaagagccagcagagATGCAATAGCCTTATTCTGCattgcatgattctatgacatctgaaaatttaaataattttaaaatagcatcTTTGGTAACAGGGTCAGGTAACACGAACAAATATTTAACTCGTTCATTTAAATTTCCTCTGAGTAGTGGCTTTAATTCCTTTAAAAGAAttgcattaaactctatctaAATGAGTTGAGAAATGGTTAATTCCTTCCGATAATTTCAAAATGGCGACCTTTTATTTAGGAAAGTAATATCTTCTAGTGTGCTATTTATACGCAAATAGAAATGAAACATGTTTTCTGCGAGATGAAGAATCTAGACTGTTAAAATGTCTAGATCCCCAGGGACTGATAATCTATATTCCAGGATAAAGGAAGTAGCTATCAAAGTAGCAGATAAATTGGATGTGATTCTGTACATTCTGGAGCAgcccagaagattggagggtggtaaaTATAACGCACTATTAAAAAAATGAGGAAAGGAGGAAATAAAGAATTACAAACCTGTACACCTAACATTAGGAGTAGataaaatgttagagtctattttAAAGGACATTATAtcagagcatttggaaaacacCAATGAAATTAGACAAAATAAACACTGATTTAAGAAAGTGAAGGCATATTTGAGGATTTGagaagtttttgaggaagtaactagtAGATTAAATGAGGGAAAAACAGTGGAGATGGTATATTCAGATTTGCAGAAAGCTTTTTCAAAAGTCCCACATGACAGGTTATCtttcaaaattaaagcacataggaTTGGGGTAATATACGGGCATAGATTGAGAATGCAtttgcagacaggaaacagagcatTGAAAATGGATCATTTTAAGAGTGAAAGGTGAGGACAAATGGGATACCACAGGGATCGAGATGTACATAATATATATCAATAATGTGGAGAGGGAATCAAATTTGTATGTAAAGATGCTTTAAGGTTATTtaaacaagttgagtgagtgggaaaatacATGACAAATGCAGCACaacgtggataagtgtgaggataCCTATTAGGTAGGCAAAACAGAatggcagaatattatttaaatgatagtAAGGAAATTGCTGTAGGGACACGAGTGTCCTTGTTCATCAGTCATCGAGAAATGCAGGTGATGCAAAtggttaggaaggtaaatgttaTGTTGGCCTTCACTGCAAGTGTATTACAAGAGCAACAATGTCTTAATGGTACTGTGCAGGGCCTTTGAAAGACTAGACTTGGAGTACCTTGCAGTTTTGGTCGTCTTACCCAAGAAAGGATACACTTACTAAAGGGCACATTTGGTGCACTTGCCATAAAGGGAGGGCAGTGAAGGTTGAAGAgactggggggtggggaggtaggATGGGTGGCAAGATTGTGGTACAAGGAAAGGTAGGATCAATTAGACCTGCACCAAGTGAAACTCAGAGGAATGAGGCATATCTCACTGAATTCTGACAAGACTGCACAGATtagatgcagggttgatgtttcacCTTTTCGGGGCCCTTTAACAGGGGATCATGGTCTCAGGATaaatagattacctacagtatggaaacaggccctttggcccaacaagtccacaccgaccctccaaagagtaacccacccagactcattcccctgctCGATAtacgacacagggagaatgtgcaaactccacacagacagttatccgaggtgggaatcgaaccccggtccctggtgctgtgaggcagcagtgctaaccactgaaccaccgtgctgcccatggatACATAGTTGGCGACTTTGAACTGAGATAATGAAAATGTCTTCATTTAGAaactggtgaatctgtggaggccaagtcaattaatatatttaagaaagaaatagatttttagACACTAATAGCATCAATAGGCATGAGGATTGAATGTCAACCATGAacatactgaatggtagagcaggcttgatggaccaaatgccAACTCCTGCTTCAATTTTCTGTGCTTCCATGTTACTTTAATGACAACAGTCAGTGAATGATTGAATCATATATAATGACAGGAGTCTTCATATTTAGGTCTATCACTTTCTTCCTTTAGGAATAATACCTTTTCAGGCTGCTGTTTGACATTGCTAATGTCAGCAACATTTCACTAGAAATTCTGGATGGGGAAATCATAATAAACACATCAGTGATATGCAATTGTGACTAAAGGAATAATTCATACTTAGGCACTATTCCGAACTCTATCTTTGTTAGAGGTAGACATATTCCTAATCATtaaggaatcaagggtaatgaggAAATTATAAGAaattggaattgaggattatcagatcagctatgatcttattaaatggcagaacagtcttaatgggttgaatggcctacttcaactCCAGTGTATAACATTTATAAACATAAAAAGTAATTGAagaaatgtttaatttaaaaagCAGCATATGTTTAATTTAAAAAGCAGCATATACAAAGCTATAATGAAAGTTAACTTACATTACATTTGCCACCACTGCAAAGGTAGATGTTATAACCATCACCAATCCATCAATTTCATAATCAGCACGAACCAATCTTACACAAGCGAGGTAGACCAACACTCCTGTTACAAGCCAAATTGTGATCACTGAGAACAGTGCACCAAGAATTTCtagtaaaaataaaattggaattAGTAAGAATAGTTTGCACAAAAACACCAATAGATGATTTGACATGCAACAGTCCATTGCAATTGATGTTTAAGATGGAGATGCTTAAGATAGAGCATAAACTCCCGGACAACCTTTATTTACTGTAGCTTTGAGGAATCTGTGTTCCACTTATACACTGGACTGCAGGCACTCTTTCATTTCTTGAGGGCTGTTGATGCATTTTTGGTGGCATTTCAGCACCATGTTCCTGATCTTTGGTCACTTGGTGCAGACTGGAGGATCCTCTCAAGGGTTTGTTTGTGGATCTGGTCAAAATGGCCATAAGCAACCAGTCCAGGCAATGGGGTGTGGAGTGAGTCCCTATACTGGACTTCCTACCTCTCTCCTGTAGTTACATCTGCACTAGATATCCTTGGGGAGGAAGACATGGTGTCCAGTGGCAGGCTTAATGCTTATGACTGGTGGACATCACTGGAACTGGAGCGCATTGTTATCACCTTCAGtgataatttaatttcatttttatatttGCTTTTAACTTTTGATTTTTGTTAGAGTATCCCATTAAAGGATTGTTAACTTTTAATTTGACTTAATTGGCATAAATAATTCAgaaggaggatcactggacctgaactgttaattctgctttctctttccagatgctgccagacctgctgagattttctaacaatttctgtacgtgtttctgatttccagcatccacagttcttttttatTGTTTGGCAGAAATAATGTTTATTTAAAAGACTATGATCAGTAGCAAACAACAACTTGCGTTTAGGTAGTGTCTTTAACACATAAACGTCTCAAAGTATTTCATTGAAATTTTATCAATGAGACACACCGGGAGATTTTGGACCAGATGCCCTAAATCTTGATCAGAGATAGTCTTTAATTAGTGTTTTTAAATAGTTAAGAGAGGTATAGTAGgtcaaggagggaattccagattttcacacatgacaaacaaaataaatggcCAGAGATCAGCAACACAGTTATTTGCATTGTCCTGGACACACAAGTAGTcttgtttctgaaataaaaataaaagaaaccaGGCAGGCTGTGTAACACGTGGCTTATCCAATGCCAGCTGCTAACTACATCAAATTTTAAATCACAGAAAAACATCATTTGGCTTTCATAGTATTTTAAAGTATGAAATACCCTAAACCAAAATATCACTGAACTTTTAGTTTACACTGGATagattctgaaaaataaaactaTTGTTTCTCATCAATATTCCTAATGCTTCCAGTTAACTGCAAGTACTTTTCTGAAACTCTCACCTGCTCTGTACCATCCAAAGTTTAATTTCTTTGTGGCCGGTCTTGATGATAACCATAATGAACACAGGCTAATCAGAAAACTTGTGACATCTGCTAAAAGATGTGCTGCATCGGTCATAACAGCCAAGCTCCCTGCTAGATAGCCACCTGAGAGAAATGGTAGAAAATTAAGTTATAGAATATAATGGAGTAATTCTACAAGACCTAGTAAAGATCATTTGGTAATGACTTAACTTCATTCTTTTTAATCATAGCCATTTCTTTATACAGCTGTTATATTCACAGTATTCACTTGTGTTCATAGCCTCTTTATAATAGTTGAATGTTCAGAGCTGTTGCATATCAAGATCCTCGAGAACTTCCATCAATAGTGTCTAcattgagtcatggagtcatatagtCAGAAAGATGTGcggcatggaaagagaccctttggtccaacccgcccatgacgaccagttatcccaacccagtctagtcccacctaccagtacccggcttatatccctccaaatccttccttttcataaatgcatctaaatgccttttaaatgttacaattgtaccagcctccaccacttcctctggcagctcattccatacacgtaccaccctctgcatgaaaaagttgccccttaggtcccttttatatctttcccctctcaccctaaacctatgccctctagttctggactcctccagctCAGGgcaaagattttgtctatttatcctatccatgcccctcataattttgtaaacctctataaggtcacccctcagcctccgacgctccagggaaaacagccccagcctgttcagcctctccctatatctcaaatcctccaaccatggcaacaaccttgtaaatcttttctgaacattttcaagtttcacaacatctttccgataggaagaccaaaattgcacacgatattccaacagtggcctaaccaatgtcctgtacagccgttgcatgacctcccaactcctgtactcagtactctgaccaataaaggaaagcataccaaacgccttcttcactatcctatctacctgtgactccactttcaaggagctatgaacctgcactccaaggtctctttgttcagcaacactccctaggaccttaccattaagtgtataagtcctgctctgatttgctttcccaacatgcagcacctcgcatttatctgaattaaactccatctgccacttctcagcccattgtcccatc contains the following coding sequences:
- the LOC122549340 gene encoding zinc transporter 8-like, whose amino-acid sequence is MDPLAQIRSKFTFQRKNMEKSHLVRDKTSKDLSFPRNSSSCQLPNLEQEISLPSESVCESNGVFHCHCNKKAHEQKQIEQCQAKKKLWIALVICLTFMIGELAGGYLAGSLAVMTDAAHLLADVTSFLISLCSLWLSSRPATKKLNFGWYRAEILGALFSVITIWLVTGVLVYLACVRLVRADYEIDGLVMVITSTFAVVANVIMGLALHQGGHGHNHSATCIEHSAEAFHSHQPNASIQAAFIHVVGDFLQSLSVLISALIIFFKPEFKVADPICTFIFSVFVLGTTITVLRDILLVLMEGAPAGLNYNVVREKILAVNGVKTMHSLHLWALTLSQVVISAHVATDDQVNPQQVLKEITQMIFDTFTVHSITIQVERYSDQEQMCLFCQEPKD